From the Pseudomonas sp. VD-NE ins genome, the window CCCGCGAACTGTCCAAGCGTGACACCGGCAAGACCCTGTACATCCTCGATGAGCCGACCACCGGTCTGCACTTCGCGGATATTCAGCAGTTGCTCGATGTGTTGCATCGACTGCGCGACCACGGCAACACAGTGGTGGTGATCGAACACAACCTCGACGTGATCAAGACGGCCGACTGGCTGGTCGATCTGGGGCCGGAGGGCGGCTCCAAAGGTGGGCAGATCATTGCCACCGGCACGCCTGAGGATGTGGCCGAGATGAAGCAATCTCACACCGGCCATTACCTCAAGCCATTGCTGATCCGTGATCGGGCTTAAACGCCGGGCATGAAAAAGCCCCTGTCACTTCATCAGTGACAGGGGCTTTTTTGTATCGTTTTGCAATCAGGAAGTGTGAGATTGCAGGTAATTCTCGAGACCGATCAGCTTGATCAAGCCCAACTGCTTTTCCAGCCAGTAGGTGTGATCTTCTTCGGTGTCGTTCAACTGCACGCGCAGGATCTCGCGGCTGACATAGTCTTTGTGCTGCTCGCACAGCTCGATGCCTTTGCACAGCGCAGCGCGGACTTTGTACTCAAGACGCAGATCGGCTTCGAGCATCTCCGGCACAGTGGTGCCGACATCCAGATCATCCGGACGCATGCGCGGCGTGCCTTCGAGCATCAGAATCCGGCGCATCAATGCATCAGCGTGACCCGCCTCTTCTTCCATCTCGTGGTTGATTCGCTCGTAGAGCTTGGTGAACCCCCAGTCCTCATACATCCGCGAATGAACGAAATATTGATCACGCGCGGCCAGTTCGCCGGTCAGCAACGTGTTGAGGTAATCGATTACGTCTGGGTGGCCTTGCATCGCCCTACATCTCCCTACTTGAAAGTCTGTAGTTTGAACCAACCTGACTGGAAGGTCACCCGCCTAGCGCAATAAAAGCGAAGATATTCTGAGAAAAGCAGGCTAAATATCGCAAAAACCGCCCAAATGAGGGCGGTTCTGCTTCTCGTTTAGACTTCGTTAAGCTGTACGTTGAGCAGCTTTGCGATTGCTTCTCCATACGCGGGGTCGGCTTTGTAGAAATGCTGCAACTGACGGTCGACGACATCAGTCGAAACCCCACCCATCGCTCCAGCGATGTTACTTACCAACAGGGCTTTCTGCTCATCACTCATCAGTCGGAACAGCGCACCGGCGTGGCTGTAGTAATCGGTATCCTCGCGGTGATCGTAGCGATCTGCAGCACCGCTCAAGGCCAGTGCCGGCTCAGCGTAACGCGGAGCTTGTTTCGGCGCTTCGGTATAGCTGTTCGGTTCGTAGTTAGGCGCGGCACCACCGTTGCTGCCGAACGCCATCGAGCCATCACGCTGGTAAGTGTTCACCCGGCTACGTGGCGCGTTCACCGGCAACTGCTGGTGATTGGTGCCCACACGGTAGCGGTGTGCGTCGGCATAGGCGAATACGCGACCTTGCAGCATGCGGTCTGGCGAGAGACCAACGCCTGGCACCATGTTGCTCGGGCCGAACGCGGCTTGCTCGACTTCAGCGAAATAGTTCAGCGGGTTGCGGTTCAGTTCCAGTTCACCGACTTCGATCAGCGGGAACTCCTTCTGCGACCACGTCTTGGTCACGTCGAACGGGTTCTCGTAATGCGCTGCAGCCTGGGCTTCAGTCATGATCTGGATGCATACGCGCCATTTCGGGAAGTCACCGCGTTCGATCGCTTCGAACAGATCACGCTGGGCGTAATCCGGATCGGTGCCAGCCAACCGCGCAGCATCGGCCGGAGCCAGATTCTTGATACCTTGCTTGGTTTTGTAATGCCACTTCACCCAGTGACGCTCACCTTTCGCGCTGATCAGGCTGTAGGTGTGGCTGCCGAAGCCGTGCATGTGACGGTAACCGTCCGGGATCCCTCGATCGGAGAACAGAATGGTGACCTGGTGCAGCGCTTCAGGCGAATGCGACCAGAAGTCCCACATCATCTGCGCGCTTTTCAGGTTGCTTTGCGGCAGGCGTTTTTGCGTGTGGATAAAGTCAGGGAATTTCAGCGGATCGCGAATGAAGAACACTGGCGTGTTGTTGCCAACGATGTCCCAATTGCCTTCTTCGGTGTAGAACTTCAACGCGAAACCGCGTGGATCGCGCTCGGTGTCGGCAGAACCGCGTTCGCCGCCTACCGTGGAGAATCGCAAAAACGTCGGGGTTTGTTTACCGACAGATTCAAACAACTTGGCGCTGGTGTATTCGGTGATGTCGCGGGTCACGGTAAACGTGCCGTAAGCACCTGAGCCTTTGGCGTGTACGCGACGTTCAGGGATGTTTTCACGATTGAAGTGAGCGAGCTTTTCGAGCAAGTGGAAATCGTCGAGCAGCAACGGGCCACGAGGACCGGCGGAGCGAGAATTCTGGTTATCAGCGACAGGTGCGCCACTGGCGGTCGTAAGCGTTTTGATCTGGCTCATACGGTCATCTTCCTCTGTCAGTCTTGAAACTGCCGGCTAATCGGCTTGTTGGGAAGTATCGATCATCCATGTGACAGCTACAAATTCATTAACTTGTGCACATCGATAGATAATTACTAATCATGTTCCCAGCGCATAGTGACAACAGAGACATGTCAAAAGCTTGTATGAACAGCGCATTTTCTTGCGCGCACAAAAAACCGGGCACTAGGCCCGGTTTTTTGTTTCAGACTGACGTCTTACTCGGCGGATACAGCTTCGCCGGCAGTAGCACGATCAACCAACTCGACGTACGCCATAGGCGCGTTGTCGCCAGCGCGGAAACCGCACTTGAGGATGCGCAGGTAGCCACCCTCACGGGTAGCGTAACGCTTGCCCAGGTCGTTGAAGAGCTTACCAACGATAGCTTTCGAACGAGTACGGTCGAAAGCCAGACGGCGGTTAGCCAGGCTATCTGTCTTGGCCAGAGTGATCAGCGGCTCAGCAACGCGACGCAGTTCTTTGGCTTTTGGCAGAGTAGTTTTGATCAGCTCGTGCTCGAACAGCGACACCGCCATGTTTTGGAACATGGCCTTGCGGTGCGAGCTGGTGCGGCTCAGGTGACGACCACTTTTACGATGACGCATGGTTCATTCCTTACCAAACACTACGTTCGGTGATTACGACGATCAGGCAGTCGCCTTGTCGTCCTTCTTAAGACTTGCAGGCGGCCAGTTGTCGAGGCGCATGCCGAGGGACAGACCGCGGGAGGCCAGAACGTCCTTGATTTCAGTCAAGGATTTCTTGCCAAGGTTCGGAGTCTTCAACAGCTCTACTTCGGTACGCTGAATCAGGTCACCGATGTAGTAGATGTTTTCCGCCTTAAGGCAGTTAGCCGAACGTACAGTCAGTTCCAGATCGTCAACCGGGCGAAGCAGGATCGGATCGATCTCGTCTTCCTGCTCGACAACCACTGGCTCACTGTCACCTTTGAGGTCGACGAACGCAGCCAACTGCTGTTGCAGGATGGTTGCAGCGCGGCGGATAGCCTCTTCAGGATCCAGAGTACCGTTGGTTTCCAGATCAATAACCAGCTTGTCCAGGTTGGTACGCTGCTCGACACGGGCGTTTTCCACCACGTATGCGATACGGCGAACCGGGCTGAACGAAGAGTCAAGCTGCAAGCGACCGATGCTGCGGCTTTCGTCTTCATCGCTCTGACGCGAGTCGGCTGGTTCATAACCACGACCACGAGCTACGGTGAGCTTCATGTTCAGGGCGCCGTTAGACGCCAGGTTAGCGATTACGTGATCGGGATTAACGATCTCGACATCATGATCCAGCTGAATATCGGCAGCGGTAACCACCCCCGAACCCTTCTTCGACAAGGTCAGCGTAACTTCGTCACGACCGTGCAGCTTGATGGCCAGACCTTTAAGGTTCAACAGGATTTCAATTACGTCTTCCTGTACACCTTCGATGGCGCTGTACTCGTGGAGCACACCGTCAATCTCGGCCTCGACTACTGCGCAGCCGGGCATTGAGGACAACAGGATGCGTCGCAGCGCGTTGCCCAGGGTGTGGCCAAAACCACGCTCGAGAGGCTCGAGAGTGATCTTGGCGCGGGTTGGACTGACAACCTGCACATCAATGTGGCGGGGTGTCAGGAACTCATTTACCGAAATCTGCATGGATGCACCTATTTTCTAGCCCTTACTTGGAGTAGAGCTCGACAATCAGGCTTTCGTTGATGTCGGCGGACAGATCACTGCGAGCAGGAACGTTCTTGAAAACGCCCGACTTCTTCTCAGTGTCTACTTCTACCCATTCTACGCGGCCACGTTGGGCACACAGATCGAGAGCTTGGACAATGCGAAGTTGGTTTTTTGCTTTCTCGCGTACTGCAACCACGTCACCAGCACGAACCTGATACGACGGAACGTTTACGGTCTGACCGTTAACGCTGATCGACTTGTGCGATACCAGCTGACGGGATTCGGCACGAGTCGAACCAAAGCCCATACGGTATACAACGTTGTCCAGACGGCATTCGAGCAGTTGCAGCAGGTTTTCACCGGTTGCACCTTTCTTGCCAGCAGCTTCTTTGTAGTAGCCGCTGAACTGACGCTCGAGAACGCCGTAAATACGACGGACCTTCTGCTTTTCACGCAGTTGGGTGCCGTAATCGGACTGGCGACCGCGGCGTTGGCCGTGGATACCAGGTGCTGCTTCAATGTTGCACTTCGATTCGATCGCGCGCACGCCGCTCTTCAGGAAGAGATCGGTGCCTTCGCGACGAGCGAGTTTGCATTTTGGACCAATGTAACGAGCCATTCTTTACAATCTCCTGGATTACACGCGGCGCTTCTTCGGCGGACGGCACCCGTTGTGCGGGATTGGCGTCACGTCGGTGATGCTGGCGATCTTATAGCCACAGCCGTTCAATGCACGGACAGCAGACTCACGACCTGGACCTGGACCTTTGACGTTAACGTCGAGGTTTTTCAGGCCATATTCCAGCGCAGCTTGACCAGCACGTTCAGCAGCTACTTGAGCAGCAAACGGGGTGGACTTGCGGGAACCGCGGAAACCCGAACCACCGGAGGTAGCCCAAGAAAGCGCGTTACCTTGACGGTCGGTGATGGTCACGATGGTGTTGTTAAAAGAAGCATGGATGTGGGCGATGCCATCAACCACTGTCTTTTTAACTTTTTTACGAGGACGAGCAGCAGGTTTTGCCATGATTAATTTCCTGTCGATTCGCGTGGGCGATTACTTGCGGATCGGCTTACGCGGACCTTTACGGGTACGCGCGTTAGTCTTGGTACGCTGACCGCGCACTGGAAGACCACGACGATGACGCAGACCACGGTAGCAACCGAGGTCCATCAAACGCTTGATTTTCATGTTGATTTCGCGACGCAGGTCACCTTCAGTGGTGAACTTCGCCACTTCGCCACGCAACTGCTCAATCTGCTCGTCGCTCAGATCTTTGATCTTTGCGGCTGGGTTTACCCCAGTCTCTGCGCAAATTTTCTGCGCAGTAGTGCGACCAACACCATAGATGTAGGTCAGCGAGATAACAGTATGCTTGTTATCTGGAATGTTAACGCCTGCAATACGGGCCATTCAGTGGGACTCCAATTGACAGCTACCTACGCCCCGGAAGCCAAGAAATAGGGCGCGAGATAATATCGCTGTAATAACAAATAATCAACCCGGTAGCGCACTAGCTACCGGGCTTGAAGCACAATCACACTCAGCCTTGGCGCTGTTTGTGACGCGGTTCCGCGCTGCAAATTACTCGAACAACACCTTCGCGGCGAATAATCTTGCAGTTACGGCACAGCTTTTTCACCGATGCACGAACTTTCATCACCAACTCCTCGAACCTTATGGGTACTCAGCGCAACATGCCGCTGCCGTAACCCTTCAGGTTGGCTTTCTTCATCAGGGATTCGTACTGGTGCGAAACGAGGTGCGATTGTACTTGGGACATGAAGTCCATCACAACCACGACCACGATCAGCAACGAGGTCCCGCCAAGGTAGAACGGAACGTTTGCTGCAACCACCAGGAACTGGGGCAACAGGCACACGGCCGTCATGTAAAGAGCACCGAACATGGTCAAGCGAGTCAGAACGCCATCAATATAGCGTGCGGACTGCTCACCTGGACGGATGCCCGGAATAAAGGCACCGGACTTCTTCAGGTTTTCCGCTACGTCTTTCGGATTGAACATCAACGCCGTATAGAAGAAGCAGAAGAAAATAATCCCTGCACTAAACAGCAGAATATTCAACGGCTGACCAGGAGCGATCGACTGCGAGATGTCCTGCAACCAGCCCATACCTTCAGACTGACCGAACCAGGCACCCAACGAAGCCGGGAACAGCAAAATGCTGCTCGCGAAAATAGCCGGAATAACACCGGCCATGTTCACCTTCAACGGCAGGTGGCTAGTCTGCGCAGCAAAAACCTTGCGGCCCTGCTGACGCTTGGCGTAGTGAACAGCGATACGACGCTGACCACGCTCAATGAACACCACGAAACCGATAATCGCTACTGCCAGCAAACCGATGGCAACCAAGGCGAAGATGTTGATATCACCCTGACGCGCAGACTCGAAAGACTGCCCGATTGCTCTCGGAAGACCGGCGACGATACCCGAAAAAATCAACATCGAGATACCGTTGCCTACACCACGCTCAGTAATCTGCTCACCCAGCCACATCATGAACATCGCACCAGCCACAAAAGTGGATACCGCGACGAAATGGAAGCCAAAGTCACCAGTGAACGCAACGCCCTGCCCCGCCAGACCAATGGACATGCCAATAGCCTGAACGAGAGCGAGGACGACGGTGCCGTAGCGGGTGTACTGGCTGATCTTGCGACGGCCAGCTTCACCTTCCTTCTTCAACTGCTCCAGCTGCGGGCTGACGGCTGTCATCAGTTGCATGATGATCGATGCCGAAATGTACGGCATGATCCCCAGTGCAAAGATGCTCATCCGTTCCAGCGCACCGCCGGAGAACATATTGAACAAGCTAAGAATGGTCCCCTCATTCTGTCGAAACAGGTCTGCGAGTCGGTCCGGGTTGATACCTGGAACCGGGATGTGTGCGCCTATTCGGTAGACGATAATCGCCAGGAACAGAAAACGCAGACGAGCCCAGAGTTCAGACATACCGCCTTTGCCGAGCGCAGAGAGAGCACCTTGCTTAGCCATTTATTCCTCGAACTTGCCGCCAGCTGCTTCGATAGCCGCACGCGCACCTTTGGTGGCGCCGATTCCCTTGCCGATAGTGACAGCGCGAGTCACTTCACCGGACAGCATGATTTTCACACGCTGTACGT encodes:
- the rplQ gene encoding 50S ribosomal protein L17 — its product is MRHRKSGRHLSRTSSHRKAMFQNMAVSLFEHELIKTTLPKAKELRRVAEPLITLAKTDSLANRRLAFDRTRSKAIVGKLFNDLGKRYATREGGYLRILKCGFRAGDNAPMAYVELVDRATAGEAVSAE
- the bfr gene encoding bacterioferritin, which gives rise to MQGHPDVIDYLNTLLTGELAARDQYFVHSRMYEDWGFTKLYERINHEMEEEAGHADALMRRILMLEGTPRMRPDDLDVGTTVPEMLEADLRLEYKVRAALCKGIELCEQHKDYVSREILRVQLNDTEEDHTYWLEKQLGLIKLIGLENYLQSHTS
- the rpsK gene encoding 30S ribosomal protein S11, with product MAKPAARPRKKVKKTVVDGIAHIHASFNNTIVTITDRQGNALSWATSGGSGFRGSRKSTPFAAQVAAERAGQAALEYGLKNLDVNVKGPGPGRESAVRALNGCGYKIASITDVTPIPHNGCRPPKKRRV
- the rpmJ gene encoding 50S ribosomal protein L36, which encodes MKVRASVKKLCRNCKIIRREGVVRVICSAEPRHKQRQG
- the rpsM gene encoding 30S ribosomal protein S13; its protein translation is MARIAGVNIPDNKHTVISLTYIYGVGRTTAQKICAETGVNPAAKIKDLSDEQIEQLRGEVAKFTTEGDLRREINMKIKRLMDLGCYRGLRHRRGLPVRGQRTKTNARTRKGPRKPIRK
- a CDS encoding catalase; the encoded protein is MSQIKTLTTASGAPVADNQNSRSAGPRGPLLLDDFHLLEKLAHFNRENIPERRVHAKGSGAYGTFTVTRDITEYTSAKLFESVGKQTPTFLRFSTVGGERGSADTERDPRGFALKFYTEEGNWDIVGNNTPVFFIRDPLKFPDFIHTQKRLPQSNLKSAQMMWDFWSHSPEALHQVTILFSDRGIPDGYRHMHGFGSHTYSLISAKGERHWVKWHYKTKQGIKNLAPADAARLAGTDPDYAQRDLFEAIERGDFPKWRVCIQIMTEAQAAAHYENPFDVTKTWSQKEFPLIEVGELELNRNPLNYFAEVEQAAFGPSNMVPGVGLSPDRMLQGRVFAYADAHRYRVGTNHQQLPVNAPRSRVNTYQRDGSMAFGSNGGAAPNYEPNSYTEAPKQAPRYAEPALALSGAADRYDHREDTDYYSHAGALFRLMSDEQKALLVSNIAGAMGGVSTDVVDRQLQHFYKADPAYGEAIAKLLNVQLNEV
- a CDS encoding DNA-directed RNA polymerase subunit alpha, whose amino-acid sequence is MQISVNEFLTPRHIDVQVVSPTRAKITLEPLERGFGHTLGNALRRILLSSMPGCAVVEAEIDGVLHEYSAIEGVQEDVIEILLNLKGLAIKLHGRDEVTLTLSKKGSGVVTAADIQLDHDVEIVNPDHVIANLASNGALNMKLTVARGRGYEPADSRQSDEDESRSIGRLQLDSSFSPVRRIAYVVENARVEQRTNLDKLVIDLETNGTLDPEEAIRRAATILQQQLAAFVDLKGDSEPVVVEQEDEIDPILLRPVDDLELTVRSANCLKAENIYYIGDLIQRTEVELLKTPNLGKKSLTEIKDVLASRGLSLGMRLDNWPPASLKKDDKATA
- the rpsD gene encoding 30S ribosomal protein S4, which gives rise to MARYIGPKCKLARREGTDLFLKSGVRAIESKCNIEAAPGIHGQRRGRQSDYGTQLREKQKVRRIYGVLERQFSGYYKEAAGKKGATGENLLQLLECRLDNVVYRMGFGSTRAESRQLVSHKSISVNGQTVNVPSYQVRAGDVVAVREKAKNQLRIVQALDLCAQRGRVEWVEVDTEKKSGVFKNVPARSDLSADINESLIVELYSK
- the secY gene encoding preprotein translocase subunit SecY; translated protein: MAKQGALSALGKGGMSELWARLRFLFLAIIVYRIGAHIPVPGINPDRLADLFRQNEGTILSLFNMFSGGALERMSIFALGIMPYISASIIMQLMTAVSPQLEQLKKEGEAGRRKISQYTRYGTVVLALVQAIGMSIGLAGQGVAFTGDFGFHFVAVSTFVAGAMFMMWLGEQITERGVGNGISMLIFSGIVAGLPRAIGQSFESARQGDINIFALVAIGLLAVAIIGFVVFIERGQRRIAVHYAKRQQGRKVFAAQTSHLPLKVNMAGVIPAIFASSILLFPASLGAWFGQSEGMGWLQDISQSIAPGQPLNILLFSAGIIFFCFFYTALMFNPKDVAENLKKSGAFIPGIRPGEQSARYIDGVLTRLTMFGALYMTAVCLLPQFLVVAANVPFYLGGTSLLIVVVVVMDFMSQVQSHLVSHQYESLMKKANLKGYGSGMLR